The following are encoded together in the Portunus trituberculatus isolate SZX2019 chromosome 25, ASM1759143v1, whole genome shotgun sequence genome:
- the LOC123508859 gene encoding DNA-directed RNA polymerases I, II, and III subunit RPABC2-like: MADEEFDGDDVGDDFEEVEEDENLDDLQEGEDDENQVELLTAGEGQAVPTQKRITTPYMTKYERARVLGTRALQIAMCAPVMVEIDAESDPLQIAAKELRERKIPIIIRRYLPDGSFEDWGIDELIISDF; encoded by the exons TGTTGGTGATGActttgaggaggtggaggaggatgagaacctAGATGATCtgcaggaaggagag GATGATGAGAACCAAGTGGAGTTGCTAACAGCAGGTGAAGGTCAAGCCGTGCCCACACAGAAGCGCATCACAACCCCTTACATGACAAA ATATGAGAGGGCACGGGTGTTAGGGACGAGGGCGTTACAGATAGCAATGTGCGCCCCCGTCATGGTGGAGATAGACGCAGAGTCAGACCCACTCCAGATTGCTGCCAAGGAACTGAGGGAACGCAAGATTCCCATCATCATCCGACGTTATCTACCCGATGGATCCTTCGAAGACTGGGGCATTGATGAGCTGATTATTAGTGatttttag